From Aedes albopictus strain Foshan chromosome 1, AalbF5, whole genome shotgun sequence, one genomic window encodes:
- the LOC109401894 gene encoding clusterin-associated protein 1, protein MSFKDVRDLSEHLKLLGYPNNIPLSVLNTPYGGPESFKAYYDVLTWLIGRLEPTLTLAGGIRSEQDRVLFVRSATEFLVTKSSIKVNPRKLYASSAAAAKELLKVTSLLIASPKVTGADEESIKSHVEIDLSDKMDDLKKVRGLSSELTNRGAALYDLLKKELVNRETRMVQSTRPLELATVEKVIKSAITSLDGKLVASKASLESLKAENGNLTSKIQRKSSELERSKQRLQALQKVRPAYLEEFEKLELELKNLYEQYIIRIRCVDALKSQLISKNRTPTPTSPIAKMTDSSMTILPEGLMDSDDENEDEIDDFDEREDVKLKSDKRVLRSELLNRDRGSTRFRTRTAEGPSSMSGRDRVRMIGGMNDDLGPLDSSLGSSAESESDLEMDGNGLIDELRSDDDDDDEDDESLTKLTRENSNLARSAKQDQSDEDF, encoded by the exons ACCTCTCGGAGCACCTGAAGCTTCTTGGCTACCCGAACAACATCCCCCTCTCGGTCCTGAACACACCCTACGGCGGTCCGGAGAGCTTCAAAGCCTACTATGACGTCCTAACGTGGCTGATCGGCCGGCTTGAGCCCACTCTTACCCTAGCCGGTGGTATCCGCAGCGAGCAGGACCGTGTCCTGTTCGTCCGCTCGGCCACCGAATTTCTGGTCACCAAGTCCAGCATCAAGGTAAACCCTCGGAAGCTGTACGCCAGTTCGGCTGCCGCCGCCAAGGAACTGCTTAAGGTCACTTCACTGTTGATTGCGTCGCCGAAGGTGACCGGGGCCGACGAGGAATCGATCAAGTCGCACGTGGAGATTGACCTGTCCGATAAGATGGACGATCTGAAGAAGGTAAGAGGGTTGTCGTCAGAATTGACCAATCGGGGAGCTGCGCTGTACGATTTGCTGAAGAAGGAGCTGGTCAATAGGGAGACTCGAATGGTACAGTCGACTCGACCGCTGGAGTTGGCGACGGTCGAGAAGGTGATCAAGTCGGCGATCACCTCGTTGGATGGAAAGCTGGTGGCGTCGAAGGCATCGCTGGAGAGCTTGAAGGCCGAGAATGGAAATTTGACGTCCAAGATTCAACGGAAGTCGTCGGAGCTGGAGCGATCGAAGCAACGGCTGCAGGCGTTGCAGAAGGTTCGGCCGGCATATCTGGAGGAGTTCGAGAAGTTGGAACTGGAGTTGAAGAATCTTTACGAACAGTACATCATACGGATTCGTTGCGTGGACGCTTTGAAGTCGCAGTTGATCAGTAAGAATCGAACTCCGACACCGACTTCACCGATTGCCAAGATGACGGACAGCAGTATGACGATTCTACCCGAAGGACTGATGGATTCGGACGACGAGAATGAGGATGAGATCGACGACTTTGACGAGAGAGAGGACGTGAAACTGAAGTCGGATAAGAGAGTTCTGCGAAGTGAGCTGTTGAACAGAGATCGTGGATCTACGCGGTTCCGTACAAGGACTGCCGAAGGACCGTCGTCGATGAGTGGCCGGGATCGAGTCCGGATGATCGGCGGGATGAACGATGATCTAGGACCGTTGGACAGTTCGCTTGGAAGTTCGGCAGAGTCGGAAAGCGACCTGGAGATGGACGGAAACGGAC TTATCGACGAACTCCGCtcggatgatgacgacgacgacgaggatgacgaaagtCTGACAAAGCTGACGAGGGAGAACTCAAACCTGGCGAGGAGTGCCAAGCAGGACCAAAGCGATGAAGACTTTTGA